GTAATTTGGGTGCAACCTGAGTTGCCATATAGTAAATGGTACGGGAGGAGAGACTTGAACTCTCACATCTCGCGATACTGGAACCTAAATCCAGCGCGTCTACCAATTCCGCCACTCCCGCGTACTATATGTTTTTACTGAAAAAAGAATGGTGGCTACACCGGGATTTGAACCTGGGACCCCATCATTATGAGTGATGTGCTCTAACCAGCTGAGCTATGTAGCCTTTCCAATCTTGCCTCTCAGCAAGTGGCGCGTATTATGCAAATCTCATTGACCCACGTCAACCGTTTTTTCATAAATAATGTGACTTTTTATTTGTTCGGTGAAACTCTGTTCGATTTGCTGCAGAACTAGGCAAAACAGCGGTTTTTGATCGGTTTTTAGCGGGGGGGAACAGGGGGGATTTAACAGGGTGGCAGCCTTAGCGTCGGCGTGGATCGCCGTTTGCCACCCGAAAAGAAAAACTAACTTATTTAACCCGGGCTTCTGCTACGCCGCCGAGGTGGGCCGAATGTTTCTTAATAACATCCAGGTTTGCTGCCACTGTTTTTACTGGCAGTTTGTTAATGATCAACTCTCCGGTATCTAGTGCATTTGATGCTGCTGCAAATTCCAAAAGGTTTTGACCGTTACATTGTAGTCCGTCAAATATGGAACGAATTTTCAGTTTACGGTCTTTCAGGAAAGATCTTAAACGCCTTTTATCATTAACAGAGACATATTCACATACCCGCAATGAAATGCTGTCGTTCGCACTGGCTTGTGGGGCGAAAGAAACTGATGCGGCTAATAGGCTCGTCACTAATAAAATATTTTTCATCTGTTCACCATAGTTTTAGTAAGTTTTTGCATTAATGCCATTCGAGTCTAACACAGAAATTTGCTGGTCGTGCAGTGGATTTTTTGCATTGAAACCAATCGGTTAAACATCGTTCGATTTTTGCTGTAATTTTACGTTATAAATTTGTAAAAAAGTGTAACCCTTTTGGCTAACTATTTGAAAGTTAAGTATGTTGCCAAAAATGAAAATTTTCAAAAAATATTTTAGTTATTTATATAAGGCAGGAAGCGGGGTAAAAACGGGGGAGATTAATAGGGAGTAGCGTATCGGGGCATCAAGATGCCCCGATACAGGAGTTAGGTGTTAGACATTAAAGCGGAAGTGCACCACGTCGCCGTCTTTTACCGGGTATTCCTTACCTTCAAGGCGCCATTTACCGGCTTCCTTGGCGCCGGCTTCACCGTTGAATTCGATAAAGTCGTCATAAGAAACAACTTCGGCGCGGATAAAGCCTTTTTCGAAATCGGTGTGGATGACACCGGCAGCCTGCGGCGCGGTGGCATTTACCTTAACGGTCCAGGCGCGTACTTCTTTTACCCCGGCGGTGAAGTAGGTTTGCAGGTGCAGCAGGGAGTAGCCGGAATTGATCACCCGGTTAAGGCCCGGCTCTTCAATACCCATGTCAGCCATAAACTCTTCGCGCTCTTCGTCGTCGAGTTCGGCAATTTCACTTTCGATTTCCGCACATACCGGCACGACAACCGCACCTTCTTCTTCAGCGATGGCGCGTACCTGATCTAAATAAGGGTTGTCTTCAAAACCGTCGTCGTTGACATTGGCGATATACATGGTCGGCTTGATGGTTAAGAAGTTCAGGTATTTAACCGCGGCTTTTTCTTCTTTGCTCAGGTCTAAAGAGCGTACCATGTGGCCGTCTTCAACATGCTTAAGGATTTTTTCCAGTACCGGCAGTTCAAATTTGGCGTCTTTGTCGCCGCCTTTGGCGCGCTTGGCCTGACGGACGATGGCGCGCTCGGCGGTGTCCATGTCGGCCAGGGCCAGTTCAGTGTTGATGACATCGATATCTTCAGCCGGGTTTACACCGCCGGCAACATGCACGATGTTGTCGTTTTCAAAGCAGCGTACCACGTGGCCGATGGCGTCGGTTTCACGGATATTGGCCAGGAATTTGTTGCCCAAACCTTCACCTTTGGAGGCGCCGGCCACCAGGCCCGCGATATCGACAAATTCCATGGTGGTAGGGATAACTCGCTCGGGGCTGACGATTTTCGCTAATTTGTCCAGGCGAGGATCCGGTACGGGTACCACACCTGTGTTAGGTTCAATGGTACAGAATGGAAAGTTTGCGGCTTCAATACCCGCTTTGGTGAGTGCGTTGAACAGGGTTGATTTACCTACGTTGGGTAAGCCAACAATACCACATTTAAATCCCATGATGTTTACCTATAGTTTGCAGCGCCTTTACCTTTATTAATAGCGGCGCTGATATTGAACTGAATATCGTTTTCGGCGTTATTGCGCTTTAAATGAATGCAGACGATTTTGCGCTTTTTTGATATCGTCTTTTTGCCAGATTTCGAAACAGCGGCCGGCTTCATCAATAGCGTCTTCTATCTGGGCCTGTTCACTGGCGGGCGCTTTACCCAAAACATGTCCGGTTACCCGATCGCGGTGGCCCGGGTGGCCTATGCCGATGCGTAACCGGTAAAATTCTTTGTTGTTTGCCATACGGGCAATAATATCACGCAGACCGTTATGTCCGCCGTGACCGCCACCTTTTTTGATTTTACACACACCCGGATCCATGTCGAGTTCATCATGGGCAACGAGCATATTCTCCACCGGAATACGGAAAAAGTTGGCAAGGGGTGCCACTGCCTGACCGCTACGGTTCATAAAGGTGGTAGGGACCAGCAGGTGTACTAAGGTATCGCCGATTTGGCCTTTACCATAGAGTCCGAAGTATTTTTTTTCCGGGCGGAGGGAGATATTGTAACGCTTGCTCAGTTCTTCAACGAACCAGACACCAGCGTTATGGCGGGTTTTTGCGTATTCGGGGCCTGGATTACCCAGGCCCACAACTAACTGAATATTAGTATCCAACGATTAAATCTCGTTAACTATTATTCAGCAGCTTCTTCTTCGGCTTCTTCGCTGTCATCAGCTTTGCCTTTAGGGGCGTTAGCAGTAACAACGGCCTGGTCGTGGCTTTCACCTTTGGCTAATTCGTCAGAAGTAACGCCTTCTGGGAATTTAACGTCAGACAGGTGAAGCGTTTGACCTACTTCGATGTCGGCTAAGTCAACTTCGATGAACTCAGGTAAGTTGGCTGGCAGACAAGTGATGGCGATTTCAGTTACGTGGTGAGCAACAGTTGCACCGGCTTTAGTGATGTTTTCTTCGTTGATGAAGTGAACAGGCACGTTAGTGTGAACTTTTTGCTTAGCGTCAACACGTAGGAAATCCATGTGCATAACTAATTCTTTGTGCGGGTGACGTTGCATGTCTTTGATCAGAACTTCAACGCTCTTGCCGTCTACGTTCAGGGTTAAAACGTGAGAATAAAACGCTTCTTCCTGTTGTGCACGCCATACCTTGTTGTGCGCCAAAGTGATAGAAACTGGCTCTTCGCCTAAACCGTAGATGATAGCTGGAACTTTGTTCGCGTGACGTAGGCGGCGGCTCGCACCTTTCCCCAGGTCAGTACGTACTTCAGCATCCAAAGTGAATAAATCAGTCATTTTTAATACTCTTATTTAAAATTAATCTTCATTGTTTTTTGCGACCAAAAACAATGCTATTGCCTGTTTTTAGCGGCAGCTTTTATCAGTAATAAAGGCGTACCGGTTAAAAAAGGCGCGGCATGATAACATTTACACTACAGAATAGCTATTACTCTTGCGGTTAATTCGCGGTAAATATCTATGCCTGTTATTTTCCAGGCAATAAAAAAGCACCCTGAGGTGCTTCTTTATCAAAGTTTATAAGGCTGCATTAGCCGTCAAACATGGCAGAGATAGACTCTTCGTTGCTTACCCGGCGGATGGCTTCGGAAAGCATACCGCTTAAGGTCAACTGACGTACTTTGCCCAGCTTCATGATATCGTCGGTTAGCGGGATGGAGTCGGTAACAACCACTTCATCGATAACCGAGTTCTTCAGGTTCTCGGCGGCATTGCCTGAGAATACCGGGTGAGTGGCATAGGCAAAAACCCGCTTGGCGCCGTGTTCTTTCAGCGCTTCCGCCGCTTTGGCTAAAGTGCCGCCTGTGTCTATCATATCGTCTACGATAAAGCAGTCGCGGTCTTTAACATCACCGATAATGTGCATCACCTGGGCAACATTGGCCTTAGGGCGACGCTTATCGATAATGGCCAGGTCGGCATCTTCCAATAGTTTGGCTACCGCACGCGCACGTACAACACCGCCAATATCCGGAGAAACAACCACAGGACGTTCAATTTGTCTTTCAAGCATGTCTTCTAACAGGATAGGGGTACCAAAGACGTTGTCTACCGGTACATCAAAGAAGCCCTGGATTTGCTCTGCGTGCAGGTCGACGGTTAATACCCGGTCAACACCGACGCTGGAAAGGAAGTCAGCAACGACTTTTGCTGTAATTGGGACACGGGCACTGCGTACGCGTCTATCCTGGCGA
This genomic window from Thalassomonas viridans contains:
- a CDS encoding DUF3718 domain-containing protein, whose translation is MKNILLVTSLLAASVSFAPQASANDSISLRVCEYVSVNDKRRLRSFLKDRKLKIRSIFDGLQCNGQNLLEFAAASNALDTGELIINKLPVKTVAANLDVIKKHSAHLGGVAEARVK
- the ychF gene encoding redox-regulated ATPase YchF, whose product is MGFKCGIVGLPNVGKSTLFNALTKAGIEAANFPFCTIEPNTGVVPVPDPRLDKLAKIVSPERVIPTTMEFVDIAGLVAGASKGEGLGNKFLANIRETDAIGHVVRCFENDNIVHVAGGVNPAEDIDVINTELALADMDTAERAIVRQAKRAKGGDKDAKFELPVLEKILKHVEDGHMVRSLDLSKEEKAAVKYLNFLTIKPTMYIANVNDDGFEDNPYLDQVRAIAEEEGAVVVPVCAEIESEIAELDDEEREEFMADMGIEEPGLNRVINSGYSLLHLQTYFTAGVKEVRAWTVKVNATAPQAAGVIHTDFEKGFIRAEVVSYDDFIEFNGEAGAKEAGKWRLEGKEYPVKDGDVVHFRFNV
- the pth gene encoding aminoacyl-tRNA hydrolase gives rise to the protein MDTNIQLVVGLGNPGPEYAKTRHNAGVWFVEELSKRYNISLRPEKKYFGLYGKGQIGDTLVHLLVPTTFMNRSGQAVAPLANFFRIPVENMLVAHDELDMDPGVCKIKKGGGHGGHNGLRDIIARMANNKEFYRLRIGIGHPGHRDRVTGHVLGKAPASEQAQIEDAIDEAGRCFEIWQKDDIKKAQNRLHSFKAQ
- a CDS encoding 50S ribosomal protein L25/general stress protein Ctc, producing MTDLFTLDAEVRTDLGKGASRRLRHANKVPAIIYGLGEEPVSITLAHNKVWRAQQEEAFYSHVLTLNVDGKSVEVLIKDMQRHPHKELVMHMDFLRVDAKQKVHTNVPVHFINEENITKAGATVAHHVTEIAITCLPANLPEFIEVDLADIEVGQTLHLSDVKFPEGVTSDELAKGESHDQAVVTANAPKGKADDSEEAEEEAAE
- a CDS encoding ribose-phosphate pyrophosphokinase, encoding MPDMKIFAGNATPELAERVANRLYMSLGDAKVGSFSDGEISVEINENVRGADVFIIQSTCAPTNNNLMELIVMVDALRRASAGRITAVMPYFGYARQDRRVRSARVPITAKVVADFLSSVGVDRVLTVDLHAEQIQGFFDVPVDNVFGTPILLEDMLERQIERPVVVSPDIGGVVRARAVAKLLEDADLAIIDKRRPKANVAQVMHIIGDVKDRDCFIVDDMIDTGGTLAKAAEALKEHGAKRVFAYATHPVFSGNAAENLKNSVIDEVVVTDSIPLTDDIMKLGKVRQLTLSGMLSEAIRRVSNEESISAMFDG